A part of Cannabis sativa cultivar Pink pepper isolate KNU-18-1 chromosome 6, ASM2916894v1, whole genome shotgun sequence genomic DNA contains:
- the LOC115695589 gene encoding ferredoxin--NADP reductase, root isozyme, chloroplastic-like — MAITLSQVSFATTHSHINDRSLGLKRSLFIKGFSGAPLSLAFKTNFGQAIENVSSKRLGTTPHHRSRHVVCTIWQDNKVPVAPLELENSTRPPTNLYSEKSLHTATILSVDKISGPNAPGEIYRIVYFHDGFLPYWEGQVLRVMKAPDENPFEPGNPKNLSYFSAASSRYGDSFNGKTTTLCVRSIPGTTSEILCKSKPGDKIQLAGPTREAMILGDFKNPNATHIFVATGTGVAPFRAHLQRFFKEDIPTFQFSGLAWLFQGASNNDSLLFKSEFEQYQKEYPNNFLYNIALSREQKNKLGGKMYVQDIFSDYADEVLELLLKGAYIYLGGRKDMVKPIEDALGDAAMKIGKKWDDILTSLKINNQWRVEVY, encoded by the exons ATGGCTATCACCCTCTCTCAAGTTTCTTTTGCAACCACTCATTCTCACATCAATGATAGGTCTTTGGGGCTCAAAAGATCTTTGTTCATCAAG GGTTTCTCTGGGGCACCTTTGAGTTTGGCTTTTAAGACAAATTTTGGACAAGCAATAGAGAATGTCTCATCAAAAAGGCTAGGTACTACTCCTCATCATCGCTCTCGTCATGTAGTATGCACCATATGGCAAGATAACAAGGTTCCTGTGGCTCCATTAGAGCTCGAAAATTCCACAAGGCCTCCCACAAATCTATACTCGGAAAAGTCACTTCACACGGCCACCATTCTCTCTGTTGACAAGATTTCTGGCCCAAATGCTCCTGGTGAGATTTATCGTATTGTATATTTTCATGATGGCTTTCTTCCTTACTGGGAGGGACAAGTTTTGCGTGTAATGAAAGCG CCCGATGAAAATCCTTTCGAACCAGGAAATCCAAAAAATTTGAGTTACTTTTCAGCTGCTTCTTCAAGATATGGAGATTCTTTTAATGGAAAAACAACCACTTTATGTGTGCGTAGTATTCCTGGCACCACTAGTGAGATTCTATGCAAGTCCAAGCCTGGAGATAAAATTCAACTCGCAG GCCCAACTCGCGAGGCAATGATTTTGGGAGATTTCAAAAACCCTAATGCAACTCACATATTTGTGGCTACTGGGACTGGTGTTGCGCCATTTAGGGCTCATCTTCAACGTTTCTTCAAAGAAGATATTCCAACATTCCAATTCTCCGGACTTGCATGGCTATTCCAAGGGGCGAGCAACAACGATAGCCTACTCTTTAAAAGTGAATTCGAGCAATATCAAAAGGAGTAcccaaataattttctttataaCATAGCATTGAGCAGAGAACAAAAGAACAAATTGGGTGGGAAGATGTATGTTCAAGACATTTTTAGTGACTATGCTGATGAGGTGCTAGAGTTGTTGCTTAAAGGAGCCTACATATACTTAGGTGGGCGTAAGGACATGGTAAAACCAATTGAAGATGCCTTAGGTGATGCTGCCATGAAAATTGGTAAAAAATGGGATGACATACTCACATCATTGAAGATTAACAACCAATGGCGAGTTGAAGTATACTGA